One Paenibacillus sp. SYP-B4298 genomic window, CGCCGTTCTTGAACCTGCGAACCGCCGCGTCCCCGGTTATTTCTTCCGCCGCCACGATTGTTGCCGCCGCGGAAGCCGCCATCTTTGCGATCCTCAAAGCGACCGCCCTTGCCTTGGGCTGTACCTGTCTTAGGCTTGTTGCGGTTGTTATTGTTGTTGTTGCTGCTGTTGAAACGGCTCTGCTGGCTGACGTTGGAGCTGCTGCGGCTGGAATCAGCAGAAGATGAAGCTGGGCCGCGCGCGCCTCCTTGCGGACGGCTGTCGCCTGAACGTGCAGGCTGTGATGGACGGGCACTATCATTGCGCTGCCCTTGTGATGTGCTTGGGCCGCCTTGGCCGCCGCGGCGATTGCCGCCTTGCTGGCCTCCGCTTTGTGCGCCGCTGCGCGGTGCATTGCCGCCGCGTGCGCCTCCTTGGCCTCCTTGGCCTCCTTGACCGGAACGTTGTCCTTGTCCTTGTCCGGATTGGCCAGAACGCTGCTGACCCTGAGATTGGCCCTGTGGCCGTTGGGATGGGTTATGGTTGGATTTGTTTTCTGTTGAATTCATAGGCTCCTGCTGTTCTAATTTATTTTTATTTTTTTGCTGGTTGGTAGTATGATTCTGTCCTGACTGCGCTGCGGAAGGAACCGAGGAGACAGTCGCTCCGCTCTCCTGCGCCCGCTTCGCAGCAGCATTGGACTTGATGTTCTTAAAAAAACCTTCTACCTTGCTCACCATATCGTTCTCCATGACACTCATATGGTTGTTGACCGGAAGGTCCAGCCTTTTTAAGATCGTGATGATTTCCTTGCTGCTCATATTGAGCGATTTGGCATATTCATAAACACGTAACTTGTCCTTGTTGTCCTGTTTAGTCAATATACTCCACCTCCGTTATAGACTTTAGCCCGCTCTCAATCATAGATGCAAAGCCCTGGTCGGTTACGGCAACGAGCACTCTCTCGGCTTTGCCAATAGCTACACCGATTGATTCTCTATCCAAAGCAACTACCATAGCAACGTTGTAAGAATTGCACTTATCACGAAACTTCTTCTTCGTATTATCCGAAGCGTCTCCAGCCACTAGGACCAGCTTCGCTTTTCCTCCGCGCACGGCCTTTAATACGGTCTCATCTCCAGTTACCAGCTTCCCGGCCCGCATCGCCATGCCCAGATGGGACAACACCTTATTTGCTGTACTCAATCCGGCAGCCCCTTGCTTCGTTCAAATTCATCCTGAACGAGAATGAAATCCTGTTCAAGCTGATCATAGATTTCCGGCTGGACGGTTACCTTCAGCGCACGATCAAGCGCCTTGCTCTTCTTCGCAAGCTTGAAGCAAGCGACCGTCCCGCACAAGTAAGCGCCACGCCCGGCCTTCTTGCCAGTCAGATCAATTAATGTCTCATCCGATGGCGTGCGAACCACGCGGATCAGTTCTTTCTTCGGCTTCATTTCCTGGCAGGCTACACATTTGCGAAGCGGTATTTTTCTAGGCTTCATCGTTACTCCCCTCCGCTCTGTCCTTCATTGGAGCATCCTGGCGAGCGCTAGTCGATCGAGACGGAATCCTGATGCATGGCGTCTCCTTCCGTCCGGGGACGGCCATACTCCTGCTCTGCCTGGGTCTCGCTCTTAATATCGATCTTCCATCCGGTCAGCTTGGCTGCCAGGCGGGCATTCTGCCCCTTAATCCCGATCGCCAGAGACAACTGATAGTCCGGTACGATGACACGCGCCATCTTCTCTTGCTCGAAGACGATCACCTCCAGTACCTTGGATGGGCTGAGCGCATTGGCTACATATTCCTCTACCGATTCCGACCAGCGTACAATATCGATCTTCTCGCCCTTAAGCTCCGTGACAATCGTCTGCACGCGCAGACCCTTAGGTCCCACGCAGGATCCGACCGGATCCACCTCTTCATTGCGGGAATGAACCGCAATCTTCGAGCGGAAGCCAGCTTCGCGCGCTACGGAGCGAATTTCGACCACGCCGTCATAGATCTCCGGCACTTCAAGCTCGAACAACCGCTTCAGCAAGCCCGGATGCGTGCGGGAGAGAATAATCTGCGGCCCCTTGGTCGTATTCTCCACCTTGGTAATAAACGATTTGACGCGGTCGCCATGCTTGAACTTGTCAGTCGGCATCAGCTCGGTCAGCGGCAGCACCGCCTCCACCTTGCCCAGATCGACAAACAGGTTGCGCGTATCCTGACGCTGCACGATGCCATTCACGATGTCTTCCTCTTTATCGATGAAGGCATTGTAGATCAGACCGCGCTCGGCTTCTCTGATGCGCTGGGTGACGACCTGCTTCGCTGTCTGCGCCGCAATCCGGCCGAAATCACGAGGCGTAACCTCAATCTCGGCAATATCATCCAGATGATAGTGGGGGTTGATCTCACGCGCCGCCTCTACCGATATTTCCAGCCTGGAGTCTAGCACTTCCTCCACAACCGTCTTGCGAGCATAGACCTTGATCACACCGGTGAAGCGGTTAATATCAACCCGAACATTTTGCGCCGTGTTAAAATTGCGTTTATAGCTGGAAATAAGAGCCGCTTCTATTGCCTCGATCAGCACGTCCTTGCTGATCCCCTTCTCTCTTTCAATTTCCGATAACGCTTCAATAAAATCCATGCTCATTGGAAATGAGTTCCTCCTTGTAACAATCATTGTAGTTTCTTAGGCATGCATACGTTCGGTCTATTCCCGAAGCGGCCTGAGCCTGGACGCCTGGGGAGCCGCGGAAATACGCGGTGGCGTTGAAATAAAAGACTTTATGCCAGCGCAAACGATAAATTCAATTATTTCAAGCAATAGGTGCTGCTCTTCATGAGCCCGCCCAACACGACCGATGCTTAAAGCTAGCGATATTTCAAGAAGAGCAGGCAATGATCTGCCTGCCACTTCAGCTCACCTCTTAAAATTGGATAGCCAGACGAGCGCTTGCGACCTTCGAATAAGGAATCGCATGCTGCTTCCTTCCGACCTCAACGACCACTTCTTCGCCATCGAACGACCGAAGCCAGCCTTCGAACTCCTTCAACTTGTTCACAGGCTCATAGGTGGTAATAAATACATATTCTCCCACCGCTGCGCGAACATCCTCTGCTTTCTTCAGCGGCCGCTCGGCGCCAGGCGAGGAGACTTCAAGGAAATAAGCGTCCTGTATCGGATCATTCTGATCCAACTGTTCGCTCAGATATTCGCTGATTTTGCCGCATTCATCAATATCAATGCCGCCCTCCTTGTCCGCAAAGACACGGAGAAACCAGCTCCCGCCCTCCTTGACATATTCAATATCGACCAACTCAAAGCCATGTTCATCCAGAAACGGCTGCAGCATGCCCTCGACTACGGTTTTAATGTCGGATGTGCTCAAACGTTGAAACCTCCCGGTTGTGAATCATAAATTGGGTGGACAAAAGCTAAAGAGTGGGTTTCCCCACTCTTCTACGCGTAACACTATCTTCATCAGGATTACCAGAAAAATTATACCATAATCCTAGAACAGTGACAAGACAGGAATGAAAATGAGCCTTGTTTTTTCAAAGCACAGCTAAGCTGGCAGATTCCGCTCAGCGTCAGAACAGCGATAGCTGGTTAGACTCCGGCAGGCCGCGGAAGCAGCCCATGCTGCCCAGCATTTCGACGATGGTCTTGCTTGCCTTGGAGCGCTGCTGGAAGTCCTCGATCGACAAATACTCCCCCTGCTCCCGCGACGCGGCAATGTTGCGCGCCGCATTGTCTCCGATGCCCCCGATTGCGGCAAATGGGGGAATGAGCGAATCACCGTCGATGATGAACTTCGTCGCGTCAGAGCGATATAGATCGATCGGCTTGAAGGAAAACCCGCGCGCCGTCATCTCCAGCGCCATCTCGAGTATCGAGATCATCGCCTTCTCCTTCGGCAGCGCCTGAAATCCTTTGTTCTCAATCTCGATCAGGCGCTTCAATATGGCATCATACCCCTGGCACAGCAGCTCGAGATCAAAATCCTCGGCACGCACAGTGAAGTAAGTTGCATAGTAGGCGATCGGATGATAGAGCTTGAAGAAGGCGGTACGCACCGCAGAGATAACATACGCCGCAGCATGCGCCTTCGGGAACATGTACTCGATCTTGAGACAGGAGTCAATATACCATTGCGGCACCTTGCACCGCTTCATCTCCTCGATCCACTCTGGCGTCAGTCCCTTGCCCTTCCGCACGCTCTCCGTAATTTTGAACGCCAGTCCAGCGTCCATGCCTGCCTTGTAGATCAGAAATAGCATAATGTCGTCGCGACAGCCAATGACCGTCTTAATATTGCATGTATTATTCTTGATCAGCTCTTGCGCATTGCCGAGCCACACCCCGGTGCCATGAGACAGGCCGGAGATTTGCAACAGGTCGGCGAAGGAGGATGGCTGTGTCTCCTGCAGCATCTGCCGCACGAACTTCGTGCCCATCTCCGGCACCCCGTAGGTCGCAACCGGGGTTCGAATCTGCTCAGGCGAGACGCCCAGCGCATCGGTTGAGTTGAACAGACTCATCACCTTCGGATCATTCATCGGAATCGTCGTCGGATCGATACCGGTCAGATCCTGCAGCATCCGCATCATTGTCGGGTCATCATGGCCCAGAATATCAAGCTTGAGCAGATTCGCATCAAAGGCATGATAGTCAAAATGGGTCGTCTTCCATTCCGCGCTCGTATCGTCTGCGGGGTACTGCACAGGCGTGATGTCCTCAACCTCCATATAGTCGGGAACGACGACAATGCCGCCCGGATGCTGTCCGGTGCTGCGCTTGACACCCGTACAGCCGGAGGCGAGCCGGCTTAGCTCAGCGCCACGCCATTTGCGCCCTTGATGCTCCTCATATTTTTTGGCAAAGCCAAACGCCGTCTTCTCTGCCACCGTGCCGATCGTGCCGGCGCGGAAAACACTCTTCTCCCCGAACAGCACCTTCGTGTAGTTATGCGCATGAGGCTGGTATTCTCCCGAGAAGTTCAAGTCAATATCGGGAACCTTATCTCCCTTGAAGCCGAGGAACGTCTCGAACGGGATGTCCTGCCCCTCTCCCTTCATCGGCTGGCCGCAATGAGGGCACAGCTTATCTGGCAAGTCAAAGCCGCTCGGGACACTGCCATCGAGGAACCATTCGCTGTGGCGGCACTCCTTGTTTTTGCACAGATAGTGCGCGGGCAGCGGATTTACCTCGGAGATGCCGAGGAAGGTCGCGACGACCGAAGAGCCGACAGAGCCGCGGGAGCCAACCAGATAGCCGTCTTCATTGGACTTCTTCACCAGCCGCTCCGAGATCAGATAGTTCGCCGAGAAGCCGTACTTGATGATCGGCACCAGCTCCTTCTCCAGTCGCTGCACCACGACATCCGGCAGCGGCTCGTTATACATCGCCTTCGCCGTCTCGTAGCATTTGGTGCGAATCTCCTCGTCCGCTCCCTCGATGTTCGGCGTGAACAGCTTGTCAGGGAACATCTCGAACGGCTCGAACCGCTCTGCGAGCTGAACGGTGTTCGTTACGACCACCTCATATGCCTTCTGCTCCCCGAGAAAGGCGAACTCCTCGAGCATCTCCTTCGTCGTGCGAAAATGCGCATCCGGCTTGCGCTGATCCTTGAGCGGACTGAAGCCGGTGATGCCGTGAATCGTAATATCGCGGAACATCTTGTCCCGCGGATGCAGATAGTGAACATTGCCTGTCGCAATGACGGGCTTGTCCAGCTTCTCCCCGATCTGTACAATACGGCGATGCGCCTGCTCAATCTCCGCACGGCTGCCGACCAGTCCCTTCTCGACCAGATGCATGTAGAAGTCGATCGGCTGAATCTCCAGCACATCGTAGAAGTCAGCGACCTCCTCCGCTTCCTCCACGGTCTTGTTGAGCACCGTCTCAAAAAATTCGCCCTTCTCACAGCCAGAGATGACCAGCAATCCCTCGCGCAGCTCCGTCAGCTTGCTTTTGGGAATGCAGGCGACACGCTTGAAATGCTTGGTATGCGACAGCGAGATCAGCTTGAACAGATTCTTTTTGCCTGTCGCATTCGTGGCATAAATATTGCAGTGGAACGGACGGGAGTTGGATAGATCCAATCCGACATAATCGTTGAGCTGGTGAAGGCCGGTAATGCTGCGCTCTGCCGCATCCTTGATCAGTCCATAGAGAATGCCGCCCAGCGCCAGAGAGTCATCCACCGCGCGGTGGTGGTTCTCGAGACTAATCTTGTACTTGTCAGCCAATGTATTGAGCCGATGGTTTTTCATTGTAGGATGGAGGAAGCGGGCAAGCTCCAACGTATCCAGCACCGGGTTCGTCAGCTCGGGCAGGCCGATCCTTTTGCATGCCGCCTGGATGAAGCCAATATCAAAGCGAGCATTGTGAGCGACCAGCACCGAATCGCCGATAAAATCAATGAATTCACGCAGCTTCGGCTCCAGCTCTGGCGCATCCGCCACCATATCATCCGTAATGCTGGTCAACTGCTGAATATGGTAAGGAATCCTCTCGTGCGGGTTAATGAACGTCTCGAAACGGTCGATTTCCTTGCCATCCACCATCTTCACGCCCGCCAGTTCGATAATTTTGTTATTGATGATCGACAAGCCCGTCGTCTCAATATCGAAGACAATATACTGCGCTTCAGCCAATGGCTCCTGCCGCGGATTCAGCACCATCGGCACCGAATCATTCACCACGTTGGCTTCCACGCCGAACAGCACCTTGATGCCGTTCTTCTTGCCATTCTTGAAGGCGTCTGGATAACATTGCACATTGCTATGATCCGTGACGGCGATGGCCGGATGTCCCCACTTGGCTGCCGTCTTAATATAAGCGTCGATCGGCGTAACGGCATCCATCGTGCTCATCGTCGAATGCAGATGGAACTCGACCCGCTTCTCCTCTGCTTCATCCATTCGTTCACGCGGAGCCTTCACCTCATGCAGATCGCTAGGCATCATAACCAGCTCCGGCTCCTGCATGAAACGGTCGTATTCGACGCGACCGCGCGCCTTCACCCATTTGCCATTGGCAAGCAAGCTGAGCACCTTGAGATCCTCTTTCGTCTTGGCGAACATCTTCATCGCCAGCGAGTCGGAGAAATCGGTCAGGTTGAAGGTGAAGAGGGTACTTCCATTGCGCAGCTCCTTGACGTCCAGCCCGAAGATTGTGCCTTGCACCGTAATCTTCTTCTCTTCCTCCTGGATCTGCATGATCGGCGTCGGCTCCTCGCGAATGTCATAGCCGACAACGAGCCGCACCTCCTCGCCGTCATCCGGTGCTTCCTCCTCCGGTACATAAGCCATCATCTGCTCGATGATTTCCCGTTCCTCCTGCTGCTTGCGCTGCTCGAAGCGCTCAAGCTGCTCCGCATTTGCCTCCGCTTCGGCAACACGCAGCTTGAGCGGGAAGCTGCGGCGAAAATGCCGGGAGAAGAAGCCGGAGGCCGCCTCGTCAATCTTCTTCATGCGCGCCATATTGAGCACCGCGTCCCCCTGCAGCGCCAGATACAGCATTCCCTGCTCCAGTCCAAGCTGGGCGCGGCTCAGCCAGCCGTTGACAGAGGCCATCTCGCGTTGAGCATACTCGACAAACAGCGGCCAGTAGGCCTCGACCAACTCGCCAGTCTGCACCTGCTGCCCGTATTCGGTAATGAAGTCT contains:
- a CDS encoding L7Ae/L30e/S12e/Gadd45 family ribosomal protein; its protein translation is MAMRAGKLVTGDETVLKAVRGGKAKLVLVAGDASDNTKKKFRDKCNSYNVAMVVALDRESIGVAIGKAERVLVAVTDQGFASMIESGLKSITEVEYID
- the rnpM gene encoding RNase P modulator RnpM; amino-acid sequence: MKPRKIPLRKCVACQEMKPKKELIRVVRTPSDETLIDLTGKKAGRGAYLCGTVACFKLAKKSKALDRALKVTVQPEIYDQLEQDFILVQDEFERSKGLPD
- the nusA gene encoding transcription termination factor NusA, producing the protein MSMDFIEALSEIEREKGISKDVLIEAIEAALISSYKRNFNTAQNVRVDINRFTGVIKVYARKTVVEEVLDSRLEISVEAAREINPHYHLDDIAEIEVTPRDFGRIAAQTAKQVVTQRIREAERGLIYNAFIDKEEDIVNGIVQRQDTRNLFVDLGKVEAVLPLTELMPTDKFKHGDRVKSFITKVENTTKGPQIILSRTHPGLLKRLFELEVPEIYDGVVEIRSVAREAGFRSKIAVHSRNEEVDPVGSCVGPKGLRVQTIVTELKGEKIDIVRWSESVEEYVANALSPSKVLEVIVFEQEKMARVIVPDYQLSLAIGIKGQNARLAAKLTGWKIDIKSETQAEQEYGRPRTEGDAMHQDSVSID
- the rimP gene encoding ribosome maturation factor RimP — translated: MSTSDIKTVVEGMLQPFLDEHGFELVDIEYVKEGGSWFLRVFADKEGGIDIDECGKISEYLSEQLDQNDPIQDAYFLEVSSPGAERPLKKAEDVRAAVGEYVFITTYEPVNKLKEFEGWLRSFDGEEVVVEVGRKQHAIPYSKVASARLAIQF
- a CDS encoding PolC-type DNA polymerase III, which codes for MNKPGEKRLRFELLMKQAELPQAFIESFYSDGEIDKVLVSQTNRHWTFHIHKPSLVPLEAYVRFTQTVKERFAHIAEVDFITEYGQQVQTGELVEAYWPLFVEYAQREMASVNGWLSRAQLGLEQGMLYLALQGDAVLNMARMKKIDEAASGFFSRHFRRSFPLKLRVAEAEANAEQLERFEQRKQQEEREIIEQMMAYVPEEEAPDDGEEVRLVVGYDIREEPTPIMQIQEEEKKITVQGTIFGLDVKELRNGSTLFTFNLTDFSDSLAMKMFAKTKEDLKVLSLLANGKWVKARGRVEYDRFMQEPELVMMPSDLHEVKAPRERMDEAEEKRVEFHLHSTMSTMDAVTPIDAYIKTAAKWGHPAIAVTDHSNVQCYPDAFKNGKKNGIKVLFGVEANVVNDSVPMVLNPRQEPLAEAQYIVFDIETTGLSIINNKIIELAGVKMVDGKEIDRFETFINPHERIPYHIQQLTSITDDMVADAPELEPKLREFIDFIGDSVLVAHNARFDIGFIQAACKRIGLPELTNPVLDTLELARFLHPTMKNHRLNTLADKYKISLENHHRAVDDSLALGGILYGLIKDAAERSITGLHQLNDYVGLDLSNSRPFHCNIYATNATGKKNLFKLISLSHTKHFKRVACIPKSKLTELREGLLVISGCEKGEFFETVLNKTVEEAEEVADFYDVLEIQPIDFYMHLVEKGLVGSRAEIEQAHRRIVQIGEKLDKPVIATGNVHYLHPRDKMFRDITIHGITGFSPLKDQRKPDAHFRTTKEMLEEFAFLGEQKAYEVVVTNTVQLAERFEPFEMFPDKLFTPNIEGADEEIRTKCYETAKAMYNEPLPDVVVQRLEKELVPIIKYGFSANYLISERLVKKSNEDGYLVGSRGSVGSSVVATFLGISEVNPLPAHYLCKNKECRHSEWFLDGSVPSGFDLPDKLCPHCGQPMKGEGQDIPFETFLGFKGDKVPDIDLNFSGEYQPHAHNYTKVLFGEKSVFRAGTIGTVAEKTAFGFAKKYEEHQGRKWRGAELSRLASGCTGVKRSTGQHPGGIVVVPDYMEVEDITPVQYPADDTSAEWKTTHFDYHAFDANLLKLDILGHDDPTMMRMLQDLTGIDPTTIPMNDPKVMSLFNSTDALGVSPEQIRTPVATYGVPEMGTKFVRQMLQETQPSSFADLLQISGLSHGTGVWLGNAQELIKNNTCNIKTVIGCRDDIMLFLIYKAGMDAGLAFKITESVRKGKGLTPEWIEEMKRCKVPQWYIDSCLKIEYMFPKAHAAAYVISAVRTAFFKLYHPIAYYATYFTVRAEDFDLELLCQGYDAILKRLIEIENKGFQALPKEKAMISILEMALEMTARGFSFKPIDLYRSDATKFIIDGDSLIPPFAAIGGIGDNAARNIAASREQGEYLSIEDFQQRSKASKTIVEMLGSMGCFRGLPESNQLSLF